Genomic DNA from Gilliamella sp. ESL0441:
GACATTGAAAAGAGATTGGACAATCTACTTTTAATAAAGGTTGAGAATTAAAACTTGAGTAAAAAAATGACTTTTAGATAAAACATGTTGTGGAGTTGGTGCCAGTGGTCGGACTCGAACCGACACGCTTTTAAGGGCGGCGGATTTTGAATCCGCTGCGTCTACCAATTTCGCCACACTGGCATTAGAAGTGTAAATAAGTAAACGTTGGCAATTATACTAAGCTTTGCAATAACTGCAACTGATATTATGATAATGTGCTTTGAATGCCTAAAAAATCAACTACCATTGTCTTTTCCATGCGGGTAATTTTTTTAAAATCACATAGGCTGTTTGTTTCGCAATCGGATAATCAACATTGTGATTTTTGGCATAGCGTAAAGTCACTTCCTGCCATTTTTCATCAAAACTTTTCATTGAACCATTTTCATGTGCACAATATTTACAATAATTTTTTGATAAATCATGTAATGGATAATCAGCGATACAAGTCATTGGCATACCACAGGCAATACACATTTTCATATTAGGGTTCTCGATTAATCTAAATCAACTTATTGAAATGTTACTCTTAACGTTATGACAAAAATCCTACTCCGAGTTTATTTAGATTACAAGATGCTAATAAAAATAGATAATTGCATCATATCAAAAAGTGAGTTCTATTTGTGAATCTGCTTGTTTAGCTGAGTTGATTTTTTGTTGTTGCAACAGAAAATAATAACGTCGTAAAGCGCGTTGTCGACATAAACGTAACACTTCTTGCTTTTGAGAGTCTGTATATTGTAACCAATTGAATCTCTCATTTCTTGAACGATAACATGTTTTACAATATCCTTGTTTGTCTGTTTCACAAACACGTTTGCAAGGACTTTGAATATCAAAAAACTCAATCTGATCCAATATTTAATTCTTCCATTTTACGAACATCTTAAATTAATGTTCTATTAATCCCAAACTTTTGCTAAGAACCTTAAAACAATCATCACAATCATGAGTTGCAGCATGAAGCAATGTTTGAGTTGGTGCATGAATTAACTTATTGGTTAATTGATGAGAAAATTGATAAAAAACGTCATCAACATTAGCTCCTTGCCTAATAGCATTAAGCGCTTTTGTTTCTAACTCTTTTTTTATATTTTCTGCATTACTACGATATCGCTTGATATAATCCACTGCTTGTCGAGCTTTTAACCAATCAATAAAATGTTCTGCT
This window encodes:
- a CDS encoding zinc ribbon domain-containing protein, with amino-acid sequence MKMCIACGMPMTCIADYPLHDLSKNYCKYCAHENGSMKSFDEKWQEVTLRYAKNHNVDYPIAKQTAYVILKKLPAWKRQW
- a CDS encoding DUF1289 domain-containing protein gives rise to the protein MLDQIEFFDIQSPCKRVCETDKQGYCKTCYRSRNERFNWLQYTDSQKQEVLRLCRQRALRRYYFLLQQQKINSAKQADSQIELTF